The Salinibacterium sp. M195 genome includes a window with the following:
- the dprA gene encoding DNA-processing protein DprA, whose amino-acid sequence MFGLKESEIATLITAVSVEGGGDLDRVSIENRFARATWSGLAEPGDRLAGRAIQQLGAARALSAVVEHWNTERFAAELSADGDPVAGDDMRQAIDRWMPRLKSDTALIALRQAARFGARLLIPDDELWPERLNDLDWHAPSALWVRGTDAALAGIVDGIALVGARAATGYGEHITMEASAGLVDRGYTIVSGAAYGIDGMAHRAALASHGLTVAFLAGGVDRFYPSGHDSLLTRIVENGAVISELPCGSPPTKWRFLQRNRLIAAASLATIVLEAGWRSGSLNTAGHAAALGRPLGAVPGPVTSAASAGCHRLIRDYDAVCVTNPDQMAELAPLVEREIDVSEIDSELRISSATPGSEVSAENVDTVGARSPETTRLIDALSARSARTADDIAARSGLAITAVRAHLGLLELDGRVTETGRGWKRVAVAKPETSRVFRSPSTDSE is encoded by the coding sequence ATGTTCGGACTCAAAGAATCAGAAATCGCAACCCTCATCACAGCGGTCAGCGTCGAGGGCGGTGGCGATCTTGATCGTGTCTCCATCGAGAATCGTTTTGCGCGAGCAACGTGGAGTGGCCTCGCCGAACCCGGCGACCGGCTAGCCGGCCGCGCTATCCAACAACTTGGCGCAGCGCGAGCACTCTCTGCCGTTGTTGAACACTGGAATACCGAACGCTTCGCTGCCGAGCTGTCAGCGGATGGAGACCCTGTGGCCGGCGACGATATGCGTCAAGCGATCGACCGTTGGATGCCGCGACTCAAGTCAGACACCGCGCTCATCGCACTGCGCCAAGCCGCGCGTTTCGGCGCCCGCCTACTCATCCCCGATGATGAACTGTGGCCTGAGCGCCTCAACGACCTCGACTGGCACGCACCCTCCGCGCTATGGGTGCGTGGCACCGACGCGGCGCTCGCCGGAATTGTCGACGGTATCGCCCTCGTCGGAGCCCGCGCCGCCACAGGCTACGGCGAGCACATCACTATGGAAGCATCCGCCGGACTCGTAGATCGCGGCTACACCATTGTCTCGGGTGCCGCCTACGGAATCGACGGGATGGCACACCGCGCAGCCCTCGCCAGTCATGGCCTCACCGTGGCATTTCTGGCCGGGGGAGTCGACCGCTTCTATCCGAGCGGCCACGACAGTCTCCTGACCCGTATTGTTGAAAACGGCGCGGTGATCTCCGAACTGCCGTGCGGGTCACCGCCAACCAAATGGAGATTTTTGCAGCGCAATAGACTCATCGCTGCTGCGAGCCTTGCGACCATAGTGCTTGAAGCGGGCTGGCGCTCTGGTTCTCTCAACACCGCCGGACACGCGGCGGCTCTGGGTAGACCGCTGGGCGCAGTACCCGGCCCTGTCACTAGCGCGGCCTCCGCAGGGTGCCACCGCCTCATCCGCGACTATGACGCCGTGTGCGTCACTAATCCTGACCAGATGGCCGAGCTGGCCCCGCTCGTCGAAAGGGAAATCGATGTCTCCGAAATCGACTCAGAATTGAGAATCTCGTCTGCAACTCCCGGCTCTGAGGTGTCTGCGGAAAATGTGGATACTGTCGGCGCTCGCAGCCCAGAAACCACGCGCCTCATCGACGCCCTCAGTGCTCGCAGCGCGCGGACGGCCGACGATATCGCCGCGCGCAGCGGACTCGCGATCACTGCAGTGCGTGCCCATCTGGGACTCCTCGAACTCGATGGTCGCGTCACAGAGACAGGGCGCGGCTGGAAGCGTGTCGCAGTGGCAAAACCAGAAACTTCGCGAGTTTTTCGCTCGCCTTCAACCGACAGCGAGTAA